Part of the Pedobacter roseus genome is shown below.
ATTGAGAAGTATGTTTATAGGACGAGTATCAGCCAACAATACCAATTAAGTATAAATGGAGGTAGCGAAAATCACTTGTATTACCTCTCAGCTGGATATGATAAAAATAAGGCCAATCAAATTAATAATAGTGACCAAAGAATAACACTAAATGCAAATCAAACAAACTCGTTTTTCAAAAATCGACTGGAAATTGTCTCTGGCATTAGCTTTTTGCAGGGAAATGTTTCTAACAATAACCAGGGAATTATAACGAGCTATCCCTACGCAAGACTTGTCGATGAAAATGGAATTTCCCAGGTTATAAATAGAGGCTATAGAAATTCTTTTATGGAGGCTATGGAGGCCAAGGGGTTTGTGAACTGGCGCTACAATCCTATTGATGATATTGGACAAAACTCATTCAGCACAATAAATTCAGAGTTTCGTGTTAACACCATGGCCAATTACAAAATCGCGGATTTTTTATCTGTATCTCTGCAATACCAGTTTGCGAAAAGTACTTCAGAGCAGAATAACCTACAGGGGGAAAACTCTTACTACACACGTAACCTTGTTAACTCATTTACCTCTGTAAATGCAAATGGTACGCTAACCAGGCCGATTCCCATTGGTGGTATTCTTGATAATAACCTTAGTTCGGGTATAAGTAACAATTTTAGAAGCCAGGTTAATTTTGATAAGACTTTTTTATTAAAGCATGCAGTTTCTGCGATTGCAGGTGCTGAGGTGAAACAGCTCCGTACAAACAGTAGGAGAAATGTTACCTATGGGTACAATGAAGAGTACGTAAAAGGATCGCCTGTAGATTACTTTTCCATCTTTCCACAATCCTACGATCCAACTAGCTATGCTGGGATCCCGTATTCAGATAATCTAGCAAGGTTGACAGACAGATATCTCTCGTACTTTGTTAATGCCTCCTATACTTTTAAAAACAGATATATCTTTTCCGCAAGTTCAAGGCTTGATCAAAGTAATCTGTTTGGTGTCGACGCAAATCAAAAAGGTGTTCCGCTATACTCTACTGGGCTAGGCTGGAACATTAGCGACGAGGAGTTTTATAAAGTCTCCTTTTTGCCCTATCTCAAGTTACGGCTGACCTATGGTCATAGCGGAAATGTCTTCAAAAATCTATCCGCTTACACCACTGCGACTTATTCAACTGGAACAGCTTCTCCTACAAAACTTCCATTTGCCCAAATCGAAAATCCGCCTAACCCAACTCTACGATGGGAAAAGGTTAAAATGTTGAACTCAGGTGTCGACTTCGGATTTGTAGGAGGAAGAGTTAGTGGTAGTATTGAGTATTATTCTAAACGGGCATCGGATCTTTTGGGAACGACACCGATAGCCTCATCATCTGGAATAACAGTTTTCAGTGGCAACTCCGCAAACACCAAAGGATATGGTGTAGACATTATCTTGAATACGATTAACGTTAAAAGTAAAATGAGATGGAATACAAATCTCCTTTTTAGTGTGGCTGAAGATAGAGTGACCAGTTATCCCTTAGGCACCCTCAATTCTGCCTATCTGAGTGGAGGAATACTTCCAGTTGAGGGAAAGCCAATCAATTCAATATCCAGCTATGCATGGGGGGACTTGATCCCAAGACAGGAGATCCTATCGGGTACTTGAACGGAATGGCAACAAAGGATTACGCCAAGATTATTGCCTCATCAACCCTTAATGATTTAATTTATAATGGTCCTGCAAGGCCTCCTGTATACGGTTCGATAATTAACACCTTTGCTTACGGTGCATGGTCGGCATCAGTTAATATAACCTACAGATTTGGCTATTATTTTTATAGGAACTCAATACAATATGGTACTGCAAGCGGACTCGGTGGACACAGCGATTATTCTCTCAGATGGCAAAAACCTGGCGATGAGATAGGCACTTCAGTTCCAAGTGTTCCTATAGTAGGAAATGCTGCTAGAGATGAATTTTACAAATATTCGAATGTACTGGTAGAATCCGGTGATCATATTAGGCTTCAGGACATAAATGTTTCTTATGAATTGCCATTAAAAAAAATGGCACCAAATCCTATAAAGAGATTGCAAGTTTACGGTTATGTAAGCAATCTAGGGATTATCTGGCAGAAGAGTAAATCCAAAATTGATCCTGATTATCAGTTAACAAAAGCGCCAATGATGGTTGCCTTTGGTTTTAGAACGGACCTTTAATATTTAAAATTATGAAAAATTCAACTAAACAAATATACAAGGCCTTTATATTTGCCAATTTAGTTTTACCAGTTTTCTTTCTGGCATCATGTGAAAAAAAATTTCTGGAGGAAAAACCAAATAATGCTCTTGTTATTCCTCAAACAATATCCGAACTTCAGGCCCTATTGGATAATTATCGTTTTTTTGTTCAAAATGTCGGGCCGTCTTTGAACCAGGCTGCATCTGATGATTTTACAATATCCGATGTAGGTTTAAAATCGCTGCAAAGTTATGAGCGGGATTCATATTTATGGAGTAAGGATTTGCTAATGTTTTCTCTTGAATGGGAATATCCATATCGTCAAATTCTTTATACGAATGTTGTACTTGAAGGCCTCCAGAAAATTGTTCCCTCGGACAAAGAGAAAGATAGTTATACTAGCTTGAAGGGAATGGCACTTTTTCTTAGAGCGCAGGCCCTTTATAACCTTTCGCAAACTTTCTGTGAAGTCTACACACCTTCAAATGCTCAAAGTTCACCGGGTGTACCAATACCTCTGAGCGCTGATGTTACAAAAAGGTATGAACGGGGGCCTCTCGGACAAACATATAGTCAGATACTTGAAGATCTTGAGCTATCCTCGACACTCCTGCCACAAACCACAACGTATCTCACCCGGCCATCCAAGGCCGCGGCGAGTGCATTGAAAGCTAGGGTATTTCTTTCAATGCAGAAATATGGGGATGCACTAAGGGAAGCGGATAATGCACTCAGCGCAAATAGCAACCTTATTGATTTCAATACTTTAAGCACGACCTCTACACGCTCATTCCCACTTGCGCTAACTTCAGGAAACAAAGAAATTATCTATTACTCTTCCCTGATTTTAAATGTATTCACTACCTCTACCCAAAATAGTGTTAATTCTACTCTCTTTGCGATGTATGATGTCAATGATTTGAGGAAAGCTATTTTTTTCAATAATAGAGGGAACGGGATTTATACCTTTAAAGGTTCGTACTCTGGGGACAGCTATCTTTTTTCTGGGTCAGCAACAAATGAAATGTTTTTGATACGAGCTGAGTGTAGGTCTAGATTAGGAGATCTTGCTGGTGCAACTGCCGATCTTAATACACTTTTAGTAAAGCGATACAAAACAGGCACATATATTCCCGTTACATCTATATCTGCTGATGAGGTGCTTGAAACAATCTTAAGAGAAAGAAGAAAGGAACTTTTGGCACGAGGGCTAAGATGGGGAGACTTGAGGAGGCTAAACCTTGATTCGAGATTTTCAAAATCCATTCAAAAAACGGCCGAGGGAGTAACTTACATCCTACCAGCCGGAGACCCAAGATATGTTTTCCCAATTCCGTTGAGTGAATTGGCTTACCATAATATTGCTCAAAACCCTAGATAAAATTAACAGGGCCCTCATTGGGCCCTGTTAATTCATTGGCCAGTGGTTCGTTATGACCAAATTTGGGAAATTGTTTCCAATCGAAATTGATTATTGATACAATCCGTTGTCTACATTCGTGGCAATAGCACCATTGGATACTGGGCTACCGACAGGTTGCTTGTCGAAATCAGCTGAACAAATCGTAGACGCCGGTAAACATTCGATTTCAAGTGAAGAACTAGGCTCGGTAGTATGCCAATCCTGAGCGTTCGGGCCAGTTCCATCATTATCGTAATAATAATAACGGGTCAATCTTTCGTGTGAACTTCCTGTTGACACAAATGCAGTTGTTGCAGCCATTACGATGGCCAAAACAAATAAATGAATGCTTTTAATACGCATAATTATGCACGCTTTTTACTATCAAAAAACGAGAAAAAGTTTAGTTTAAGATTTATTTTTTATCGCCTAATCTTTGGGTTTTCGGCATTAGACTTACACTATGCAAAACCTAATTTCCCCTCGTTAAATATTTTTTATACCTCCTTTTTTAAATTTTTTATATCGATTAATGTATAATAAGTTCCAATTAGAGACAATAAAAGAAATGTAACGTTAAACCAAAAGTGAGCAGTCCAACTTAGATTTTTAAGTATTCCCCCACAGCTACAGGGTACCTTTTCGAAAAATCCCAATAATACAAGGGAAATATATCCCGTAAAGACCGTCATTAGAAAAGATGAAAATACCATTCCCCAAAATTGCGTTTTCCGCCAAATCAGCAACATGGAGTTACAAATTTCCGCGACGGGCAGGAACCACAACATAGTGTCCATCAATCTCCTGTTAAGATGCTGTTTGTACAATTGCCTTTGAAAGGAATCTAAATCAGTCAATTTTGAGATCGCCGTATACACCCATAACATTATGAGCATAGCAGAGATTACACTTATTAACAGAGTGTTTTTACTCTTGTCTTTTTTTAAATGAATATCTTCCATTTTTTTACACTTTCTTACAACTATTGATTGTCGATTAAAGTTCGAAACAATAGAAGTATGAATCGCTACCCGAATTCGGTGATTTTTGCTCTTTTTGCACCCCATAGTAGGTGTAATAATGCTATTGTTATTTGTGTATTTATATGATTGTCAATTCATTGCTTTCTGTATTTGCGTTTAATCTTAAAGAGGTATTTTGATTCTATAGCAAGTAACGAGGCCAGTATTTTATGGATGGGAAGGTTGATTAGCTCTGGATGTAGATTTCGGAAATGCAGAAATCTTGTTTCTGCATGCCTGATCCTTAGCATTTGCTCTCTCTGCTTTACATTCTGTATATTTTCCTCGTATATTTCTAGAAGTATTAGTGAAAATTTGGGATTTACTTTTGCATGCTCATTCCATTGGATAAGATTTAAAGCGTAACCTGAACTATCTTTTAGAAAATTTATATACTCAATTGATTGGCTAAACGAAAAAAATGAAGTTGTGGGTAATATGAATCCATGCTCTAGTATCCACGATGTGTTTTCCTGCCCCTCATGTATAAAGTAACCTCGGGCTAAACCATCTTCTATAAAATAAAGTTCCGGATAGGAGTGGTCGGGTGTGCTAAGTAGTAGACCCTTGTTAAAAAACTTGGGAACAAACATTTCGGCAATCTGACTTACAAGATTTACGTTGGCATTTTGAAGGCTTTGAAGTTTTTCGATGAGTCGTTTCATTTGATTAATGATTTTTAGTGAACCTTTTGTGGGTGCGATAAAATGATAATTAATAAGTTTTAGCGGAAGTGATACTTTTTTTGAACCGGCTACTCGATTTTATTAATTTTAAACAGGGTTGCAAATAGTCTGTTGAAATGAAATGATGTGAAGTTTAGGTCAAGCAAGTACGCATCGAAGAACAATTTCATCAGATTGGCGAAGTGCTTTTCGCTTATTGCGATTATAGAAGAATCTTCCAAAAATTCTACATAAAGCTCATACCTTGATCCAGGGATTATTTTAGCAAAGTGATACAAAAAATCGTTTGTGCGGTTAGTACCAATAATAATCTCCTCATCCGTGTCTTTATCAATAGCAATTATGTGCAGTGTCCCTTTTTCAATTAGGGGAAAAAACAGATTCTTCTCCCTTGATATAAATAGCGCTTGACCTTTTAAATAAGGTATTTTTTGTGCGATAGTAGCAATGTATGTTTTGAGACCTGCTGAGAGGGGATTGAAAGCACTTAGTTTCAATGTGTAATCTTCACCGTTCATAATCTTTTTGGGATAAAGAACGGTGATTTTAATGTTTTGTCAAGTTGCAGAATTTTTAGCCGAGTGCAACCCCCACTGCATATATCAATACACCAGTTTTCCTCTATTAGCCTTAATATCGCTCCTGGGCCAGTGCCAACATTTCGCTTAGTTTTGCTATAACTTTTTTGATATCTTCACTCGCATGATTATAATGCGCGTTTCTTGCGCTCTTTTCTGAGATTGATTCGCGTTCTACAGTGCTAAAATGTCGAGCTATATACTGGTGCGCAAATTTTGCCCTTTGCCATATAATTATTCCAGTTTCCATCTGCAGATGGACAAAAAATGCCAATTGTTTTACTGAGAATGATACCTTATAGTTGGCATTCATAATTCCGGCTTCCTCAACTTCATGATTGACAAACTCCATCGCTCTAAGTAAAAGCAGTTCTTCCCTCAAGAATCTCTTGATTGCCCTTTTAACATCAGGGCCATTCTCAAATTGAAGCTTATGATCCTGAATGAATAAGACGCGCATTTCTTTTCGAAAAAGGCAAACTGATGAGATCTGCTCGCCTAATGTTGTTTTGTTTTCGATCTCCTTTGATATTAAGAGTTTTGCATGATTGTACAATTGGCTATGATTTATACCGTTTTCTAGAAAGATTTTTACCAATCCAAATTCATCGGTAGAATTGGTTTCAATAATTTTTCTATGTATTTCTCTAAAGCTACTCTTCCAAAATTCCAGATCCCTAAAACTAACTATTTGCCCCACGTCTAATATAGCGCTGGTCAATTCCAATACTTCTTTGGTGAAACACCGGTGCTGAAGCTCGTCCACAATTAGACTCAGCAGCTCTTTTATTCCGGAGTCCTCTGAATAAATAATTCTTTTGGGCACTTTACCTTTGTGATCGAAAATTCCGGGAAAAATTTCTCTCATCCAGTTTATAAGACTTTCCATTTTGTCCAACAGAATTTCCAGTGAGCTCATTATCATTTTTTTATTCGTTTTGGATCCCTGTCCCGAAATTTCATTACTAACCTTATCCATCAATAGGGTTAGATTCTGCTGGTGAAAATTAAAATATACCTTAACTTTTTCCTTATTGTTTAGGTCAATAGCGATATCCTTAAAAAATCTGATCAGTCTGGTATATTCTCTTTCGAGGTTTTTCTTCGATTCTACGGTGTAGTTTTTTGCAAAGCTGGTCTTGGTCTGTAAGCTCTGAAAATGCTCCTCAAAAAAAGTAAATTGATAATTCATATGTGATTTTTACCTACAATTTAGGTTCAATAATATTGCGGTTAAAGGTTTTTACACCGGGGCCTATTGGAGTTACACCAATAGGCTTTTAACAAGGACGAAGATATTTTCAGGCCTTAATTTCAAGAAAGAAATAGTAATCGGATTCTTTGTAAATACTATTTTTCCAGGGGGTTGAGGATTTGTGCAACCGATGGGCAACTTGATTCTATGCCTGCAATAATTCAATTTGCAGCAACGCAGGCTGAATTTTAGCTGCCTAAAATAAACCTATTTTTCATCTAAATCCTTTGTGTATGTTAATCCCCCAATCCGAACAGCTGTACCTGGAAATGACCTCTAAGCTTCATGCTGGAAAAAATGAACTTATAAGTGATCTGCTTAGGTTATCCTCCTCCCTTGAAATGATAGAAAGCAGCACAATCCGTTTAAATTCCCTGGCAAACCGATTAGGTTTTTCCTCGGAAGCAGAAGAGATATTTTTCTTTAAACAGATCAAGCCCAAGTTTTACAGTTGGAAAATTTTTATTGTAGAACAGTTCAATATTGTCTCGAATATTCCAGTAGATACAGACGAGGCAATCCGAAATTATTACATAAGGGAAATAGATTTCGTAAGAAGATATTTTGAACAAAATCAATTTCTTTACCAATATTATCTCAATGACCAGAGCGCACTAGATGAAGAATACTTTTTAAGGCGCAATAGGCAGAACATACTTCCCGCAGTGAATTTTGGTGAATTCGAGACAAAGGGAGATTATACCTTTGCTAAATTCCGTGCGTATGAACATTTGCGGGAATTTATATTGACACGCATCAAACTGGTATACAGCGACCCAGAATCCTCAATATTTCAATTGTTGTCAAAAAACTCAAACCTGAGATGGACAGACGATAAAGTGAAGCTTGTAGAACTTGCCTATGGCATATATTTTATGGGGTCATTGAATAATGGAAAAGCAGATATATCCCAGGTCGTTGATATTCTTGAAAAGAGCTTAAATGTAGATTTGGGTGTCGCATACCGCAAGTTCATTGATATTTCTAGAAGGAAAAGCAAGGGATATACTGTTTATTTAGACAGTATGAGAAATGCCATAAACGATCATATTGCCAGAAAACTTAAGTTTAATTGATAATCAACCAAATTGCCAATTTCAGCTTGTATAATTTTTCTTATATCGCAGGATATCCTCAAAATAATCCAAATTAAAAAAAATACACACCTAAATAAAAGTGTTATAGTTTTTGTAAATAAAATGGTAGTGATTTAATGAGAATTTTTTTCTTTTGGTAAAAATGGACTTGTAATCAACTAACTGGTTGGATGTGAAATTTATAACAAATCTGATCTCTATGAAATAACTTCCAGGCCAAGGTAAAAATAGCCTCAAAAAAATCTTTCGCACTAATTTCATAGTGTCAATAACACGTCTTGCACATACTGAATTTTGAGCCAACAAAAGAGTTGGTCTTTGACATTTAGGAATGAAACATTACCCTTTAAATTGAAGGGAATTTTGCGAAGCTTTGAGATGACGTCAAAAAGGTGAAAGCGCATTGGCAGACAATAAGTCCGGTTTGTAGAAATCGACGCGAGTAGTTCCGAACTTACATATATAGAGGCCCTTCTTTTTGGGTTCTATCTTAAAGGGGCGATAAGCCCCTTTTTTGTTTTCTGAAACTTCTAAAACTAAATCGTTATGTCAGCTTTTTTAAACGTTAATGAGATCAAGGAGAAAGTATCGCTCCTCGATCTTTTGAAGAACCTTGGGTTCAGCCCCCAGAAAGTATCAGGGGGAGAGTATTTTTTTCTAAGTATGTTGCGTGAAGAATATACGGCCTCACTTTGTGTAAATGATAATCTGGGAGTCTGGTTTGACCATGGCGGCGCAGGAGTATCGGGAATAAAAAGTGGAAGCATAATCGATTTTGGCCTTGCATATTGGTATCCCTCAAGCTTTCCTGAGGTTCTTAAGAAAATCGTAGAGTATGCAAAAATAAACCTCGAGAAAACCGCGGATGTGCCTGTTGATAACTCCCGAAGGACCTCGTCCGTCAAAGTTCCAAGATATGAAGTAGAAGCAGTAAATGAGGCAATCGGCAACGATGTCATCAGCTCTTATCTTAAAGGCAGGGGAGTGCAAAGCATTGCAGGTGGTTATTTGTATGAACTTTATTACTCGGTCATGGATAGTAGCAATCATCGCAGGAATTACTTTGCTTCAGCCTGGCCAAATGAGAATGGTGGCTGGGAGGTACGGAACAAATATTTTAAGGGTTGCCTGGGGCATAAGGGGATGAGTTTTTTGCAGGGGTCTGTTGACCGCCTAGGTGTTTTTGAAGGTTACTTTGATTTTTTGAGCTGGAAAGTCGAACATCCGAATGATCCCGCTTCCATATTGGTATTAAATTCCCTTTCCTTTCTACAGGCTGCCAAAGCCAGAGCAAAACAATTTGGTTCCATTGAACTTTACTTTGACCATGATAAGGCCGGAATTTCAGCTACTCAAGAATTTATTGTTGATATTAATGGCAGTATAGACTGTTCGTTCAAATATGCAGGGTTTAAGGATTATAATGAAAAGCTTGTGGCTGATATAAGGAAAATTGAAAAATCTATTGTTAAGCCTATGCCTTTTAGTGTAGAGAGTGGTTTTGGTATAACACGTTGATATATGAATATATAAGTATGTAAATATTGAGCTATTTAGATATAATTATATCTGTATATGCTTAAATATCAATATGCCTCTATCGGTATATGTGGATATTCTTATATAGAAATATGTGGATATATGTTTAGCTAGTTAGACTCAATGATAAGTTTCATCATTTTTAGTCTTACTAATAGTGGCTTATTGATTTTACTTTCCGGATTAGCCCTAAGTGGCCCTAAGTGGCTCTCTAGAAATAAATCGAAGTCCGTTACTTTTGTTGCCTCATTTAAAAACACAGGCATTTCCGGTCTCTGGCAATTCTTGAAAAACTCTTCTAATTCCTGCA
Proteins encoded:
- a CDS encoding MauE/DoxX family redox-associated membrane protein, which codes for MGCKKSKNHRIRVAIHTSIVSNFNRQSIVVRKCKKMEDIHLKKDKSKNTLLISVISAMLIMLWVYTAISKLTDLDSFQRQLYKQHLNRRLMDTMLWFLPVAEICNSMLLIWRKTQFWGMVFSSFLMTVFTGYISLVLLGFFEKVPCSCGGILKNLSWTAHFWFNVTFLLLSLIGTYYTLIDIKNLKKEV
- a CDS encoding RteC domain-containing protein — translated: MLIPQSEQLYLEMTSKLHAGKNELISDLLRLSSSLEMIESSTIRLNSLANRLGFSSEAEEIFFFKQIKPKFYSWKIFIVEQFNIVSNIPVDTDEAIRNYYIREIDFVRRYFEQNQFLYQYYLNDQSALDEEYFLRRNRQNILPAVNFGEFETKGDYTFAKFRAYEHLREFILTRIKLVYSDPESSIFQLLSKNSNLRWTDDKVKLVELAYGIYFMGSLNNGKADISQVVDILEKSLNVDLGVAYRKFIDISRRKSKGYTVYLDSMRNAINDHIARKLKFN
- a CDS encoding SusC/RagA family TonB-linked outer membrane protein, whose product is MMKFLTLVIAGIFYLNNVSAQASFSGKVTTEDGKALAGALVRINEEKIIVQTDLQGMFILSLPNGKHKAEISFTGYNVRSVELIVPSVKVIEFSLTEKNSQLDDVTVVSTGYQTIPKERATGSFVQLNKKMLERSVSTNIISRIQDVTSGLLANKNASSNSTLSIRGKSTLFGNASPLVILDNFPFEGDLNTINPNDVESITILKDASAASIWGARAGNGVIVINSKKGFKNSAPQISLSSSVQIGEKPDAFYGKSMSAADFIEIEKNLFSSGFYKNAETSISQISLTPVIELLVAKRDGKITSADADSQIEALKSYDVRNDIEKYVYRTSISQQYQLSINGGSENHLYYLSAGYDKNKANQINNSDQRITLNANQTNSFFKNRLEIVSGISFLQGNVSNNNQGIITSYPYARLVDENGISQVINRGYRNSFMEAMEAKGFVNWRYNPIDDIGQNSFSTINSEFRVNTMANYKIADFLSVSLQYQFAKSTSEQNNLQGENSYYTRNLVNSFTSVNANGTLTRPIPIGGILDNNLSSGISNNFRSQVNFDKTFLLKHAVSAIAGAEVKQLRTNSRRNVTYGYNEEYVKGSPVDYFSIFPQSYDPTSYAGIPYSDNLARLTDRYLSYFVNASYTFKNRYIFSASSRLDQSNLFGVDANQKGVPLYSTGLGWNISDEEFYKVSFLPYLKLRLTYGHSGNVFKNLSAYTTATYSTGTASPTKLPFAQIENPPNPTLRWEKVKMLNSGVDFGFVGGRVSGSIEYYSKRASDLLGTTPIASSSGITVFSGNSANTKGYGVDIILNTINVKSKMRWNTNLLFSVAEDRVTSYPLGTLNSAYLSGGILPVEGKPINSISSYAWGDLIPRQEILSGT
- a CDS encoding Crp/Fnr family transcriptional regulator, which encodes MKRLIEKLQSLQNANVNLVSQIAEMFVPKFFNKGLLLSTPDHSYPELYFIEDGLARGYFIHEGQENTSWILEHGFILPTTSFFSFSQSIEYINFLKDSSGYALNLIQWNEHAKVNPKFSLILLEIYEENIQNVKQREQMLRIRHAETRFLHFRNLHPELINLPIHKILASLLAIESKYLFKIKRKYRKQ
- a CDS encoding DUF6965 family protein, with the protein product MELQELEEFFKNCQRPEMPVFLNEATKVTDFDLFLESHLGPLRANPESKINKPLLVRLKMMKLIIESN
- a CDS encoding RagB/SusD family nutrient uptake outer membrane protein, encoding MKNSTKQIYKAFIFANLVLPVFFLASCEKKFLEEKPNNALVIPQTISELQALLDNYRFFVQNVGPSLNQAASDDFTISDVGLKSLQSYERDSYLWSKDLLMFSLEWEYPYRQILYTNVVLEGLQKIVPSDKEKDSYTSLKGMALFLRAQALYNLSQTFCEVYTPSNAQSSPGVPIPLSADVTKRYERGPLGQTYSQILEDLELSSTLLPQTTTYLTRPSKAAASALKARVFLSMQKYGDALREADNALSANSNLIDFNTLSTTSTRSFPLALTSGNKEIIYYSSLILNVFTTSTQNSVNSTLFAMYDVNDLRKAIFFNNRGNGIYTFKGSYSGDSYLFSGSATNEMFLIRAECRSRLGDLAGATADLNTLLVKRYKTGTYIPVTSISADEVLETILRERRKELLARGLRWGDLRRLNLDSRFSKSIQKTAEGVTYILPAGDPRYVFPIPLSELAYHNIAQNPR
- a CDS encoding toprim domain-containing protein, with the protein product MSAFLNVNEIKEKVSLLDLLKNLGFSPQKVSGGEYFFLSMLREEYTASLCVNDNLGVWFDHGGAGVSGIKSGSIIDFGLAYWYPSSFPEVLKKIVEYAKINLEKTADVPVDNSRRTSSVKVPRYEVEAVNEAIGNDVISSYLKGRGVQSIAGGYLYELYYSVMDSSNHRRNYFASAWPNENGGWEVRNKYFKGCLGHKGMSFLQGSVDRLGVFEGYFDFLSWKVEHPNDPASILVLNSLSFLQAAKARAKQFGSIELYFDHDKAGISATQEFIVDINGSIDCSFKYAGFKDYNEKLVADIRKIEKSIVKPMPFSVESGFGITR
- a CDS encoding Crp/Fnr family transcriptional regulator, translating into MNGEDYTLKLSAFNPLSAGLKTYIATIAQKIPYLKGQALFISREKNLFFPLIEKGTLHIIAIDKDTDEEIIIGTNRTNDFLYHFAKIIPGSRYELYVEFLEDSSIIAISEKHFANLMKLFFDAYLLDLNFTSFHFNRLFATLFKINKIE